One region of Acidimicrobiia bacterium genomic DNA includes:
- a CDS encoding alpha/beta hydrolase — MDTLDLTVGEYTFSARADGPPDGELVLLLHGFPETSYEWRKQLPALAAAGYRAVAPDQRGYASGARPESVDAYRIDELVADAIGFVDALGVDRFHLVGHDWGGAVAWYVAGRHGDRLRTLTVVSTPHPAPFAQSIAHGEQQEKSAYMLTFRDPSAEALFLDNDAAWLRSLYEGSGLHDADAAAEYVRVFLEPGALTGGLNWYRANDFRADMGPVTVPTMYVWSTDDIALGREAAVGTEAHVDGPYRFEVIEGVSHWVPEEAADRLNELLLSHLSSG; from the coding sequence ATGGACACACTCGATCTCACGGTGGGGGAGTACACCTTCTCCGCGCGCGCCGACGGCCCGCCCGACGGCGAGCTGGTCCTCTTACTGCACGGCTTCCCCGAGACGTCGTACGAATGGCGCAAGCAGCTCCCCGCGCTCGCGGCCGCGGGGTACCGCGCGGTCGCGCCCGACCAGCGCGGCTACGCGAGCGGCGCGCGCCCCGAGAGCGTCGACGCGTACCGGATCGACGAGCTCGTGGCCGACGCGATCGGGTTCGTCGACGCGCTGGGCGTCGACCGCTTCCATCTCGTTGGCCACGACTGGGGCGGCGCGGTCGCGTGGTACGTCGCCGGCCGTCACGGCGACCGCCTCCGCACCCTCACGGTCGTGTCCACGCCCCACCCCGCACCGTTCGCGCAGTCGATCGCGCACGGTGAGCAACAGGAGAAATCGGCCTACATGCTCACGTTCCGCGATCCGAGCGCGGAAGCCCTCTTCCTCGACAACGACGCGGCGTGGCTGCGCTCGCTGTACGAGGGGAGCGGCCTGCACGACGCCGACGCGGCCGCCGAGTACGTGCGCGTGTTCCTCGAGCCGGGTGCGCTCACGGGCGGCCTCAACTGGTATCGCGCCAACGACTTCCGCGCCGACATGGGGCCCGTGACGGTGCCCACGATGTACGTGTGGTCCACCGACGACATCGCGCTCGGCCGGGAAGCAGCCGTTGGGACGGAGGCGCACGTCGACGGTCCGTACCGGTTCGAGGTGATCGAGGGCGTGAGCCACTGGGTCCCCGAGGAAGCCGCCGACCGCCTCAACGAGCTGCTCCTGTCGCATCTCAGCAGCGGATGA
- a CDS encoding 5'-3' exonuclease H3TH domain-containing protein has product MEVHLVDGTYELFRHHFGVPSHPDDDGIEVAAVRGVVGSMLAMLEQGATHVGVATDHVIESFRNDLWAGYKTSAGVPPELLTQFPLLEDALGALGVAVWPMVELEADDGMASAAAVARDDPRVGRVLICTPDKDLGQCVEDPLVVQVDRRRDNTVIDEAGVRAKFGVGPRSIPDYLALVGDSADGFPGLPGWGAKSTAIVLARYEHLDAIPDDARQWDVEVRGAAKLAATLAAARDAATLFLDLATLRTNGDVGTVDDWEWRAPTPDFEDWARRLGAEHLYRRATQLEEKRA; this is encoded by the coding sequence GTGGAGGTCCACCTGGTCGACGGAACCTACGAGCTGTTCCGCCATCACTTCGGGGTGCCTTCGCACCCCGACGACGACGGCATCGAGGTCGCAGCCGTCCGCGGGGTGGTGGGATCGATGCTCGCGATGCTCGAGCAGGGCGCGACGCACGTGGGCGTGGCCACCGACCACGTGATCGAGTCGTTCCGCAACGACCTCTGGGCCGGCTACAAGACGAGCGCCGGCGTCCCGCCCGAGCTGCTCACGCAGTTCCCGCTGCTCGAGGACGCCCTCGGCGCGCTCGGCGTGGCCGTGTGGCCGATGGTGGAACTCGAGGCCGACGACGGCATGGCGTCGGCGGCAGCCGTCGCCCGCGATGATCCGCGGGTGGGGCGCGTCCTGATCTGCACCCCCGACAAGGATCTCGGGCAGTGCGTGGAGGACCCGCTCGTGGTGCAGGTCGACCGACGCCGCGACAACACCGTTATCGACGAAGCGGGTGTGCGCGCCAAGTTCGGCGTGGGACCGCGCTCCATTCCCGACTACCTCGCGCTGGTGGGTGACTCGGCCGACGGGTTCCCCGGCCTCCCGGGTTGGGGCGCCAAGTCCACCGCGATCGTGCTCGCTCGGTACGAGCACCTCGACGCGATCCCCGACGACGCGCGCCAGTGGGACGTGGAGGTGCGGGGCGCCGCGAAGCTCGCGGCCACGCTCGCCGCAGCGCGCGACGCCGCGACGTTGTTCCTCGACCTCGCCACGTTGCGCACGAACGGTGACGTCGGCACGGTGGACGACTGGGAGTGGCGAGCTCCCACCCCGGACTTCGAGGATTGGGCCCGCCGACTCGGCGCCGAGCATCTCTACCGTCGCGCCACCCAACTCGAAGAGAAGAGGGCATAA